Within the Saccharomonospora amisosensis genome, the region GTGTCGCGACCAGTTCGCGAGGGCAGCGAACCGGGCTCCAGCCCCCAGGCGCGCTCCACCTCCGCGCGGGCGGCAGCGTCCACAACAGACCGTCCGCCAGGCAGCAGTGTAGGCAGCGCACCCGCCTCCACCGCACCACGCTCACCCGCCCTGCGCGGAACCCACGCCAGCGCGGCCCCGGTGCGTTCGCTGAGCCGGTGCAGCGCCGAGAACAGGCCGGGGATCTCCGCCGCCCGCTCTCCGACCAGCACCACGGCGCCGTCCGCGCGCAGCCCCTGGTCGAGATCGGGCGCGTGCTGCCCGATGCCGTCGACCGCCCCGGCCTCAGCACCGGGTGCACAGGCCAGCAACTCGCCGAAGGTCTTGGTCACCGCGGGCGTCGTCCACTGCCCGATGTGGACTACCTTGGTGCCTCGCTTGCTGGCGCCCTTACGCAGCCGCAAGAAGATTGCGGGAGCTTCCTCCTCCGGCTCCAGCGCCACACACAGCACCAGTGGGGCATGTTCGAGCTTGGTGAAGGTGACCCCGTTCTCCGGGGTCGTGCCGACCACGCGGGAGGCGAGGAAGTCCAACTCCTCAGCGGAGTGTGCCCTGGCCCTGAAGTCGATGTCGTTGGTGCGCAACGCGATACGCGCGAACTTGCTGTAGGCGTAGCCGTCCTCCAGCGTCAGCCGCCCGCCAGGCAACACGCCGACGCCCCGGCCTTCGCGTGCCTTCGTCAACCCCTGGGCCGCCACGCGTAGCGCGTGCGTCCAGGAGGACTCCTCCAACTCGCCGGTTTCCGGGTCGCGGACCAGCGGCCTGCGAATACGGCTCTTCGCGGTGGTGTAGCGGAACGCGAACCGGCCCTTGTCGCAGATCCACTCCTCGTTCACCTCCTGGTCCTCACCCGCGAGCCTGCGCATCACCTTGCCGCGCCGGAAGTCGGTTCGCACGGCGCAGCCGGAAGAGCAGTGCTCGCAGACGCTCGGCGACGACACCAGGTCGAACGGCCGCGACCGGAACCGGTACTGGGCACTCGTCAGCGCGCCAACCGGACAGATCTGGATCGTGTTTCCGGAGAAGTACGACTGGAACGGCTTGCCGCTGGCCGTGTGCGAGGCCATGTCGTAGATCTCGGCAGTCTCGGCGGTGCCGATCTGCTGGTGCACGCCACGTTCGAGCAGGTCGATGAACGGGTCGCCCGCGATCTGGTCGGAAAACCGGGTGCACCGCTGGCACAACACGCACCGCTCGCGGTCGAGCAGGATCTGCGTGGAGATCGGAAGCGGCTTGGGAAAGGTTCGCTTCGTGTCGCGGAACCGCGAGTCCGGCCTGCCGTGCGCCATCGCCTGGTTCTGCAGCGGGCACTCGCCGCCCTTGTCACAGATGGGGCAGTCGAGCGGGTGGTTGATCAGCAGCAGCTCCATCACGCCCTGCTGAGCCTTGTCCGCCACCGGCGAGGTCTTCTGGGTCTTGACCACCATGCCGTCGGCGACCGTCATCGTGCAGGACGCCTGCGGCTTGGGCATCGGCCGCCCGCCCATCTCCACCTCTACGAGGCACTGGCGGCAGGCGCCCGCGGGATCGAGCAGCGGGTGATCGCAGAACCGGGGGATGACGGTGCCGAGCCGCTCGGCGGTGCGGATCAGCAGCTCGCCCTTGGGCGCGACGACCTCTTCACCGTCAATGGTCAGCTTGACGTGGCCTTCGGGGACCTCGATCTCCTTGGCCGAGGGATTCTCGGGTGCGATGGTCATGGTGCTCCCACCAGTTCGGGCGAACTCGCCCTGTTCTTGTCGCAGAGCGCGAGGAACTCGTCCCGGAAGTACTGGATGCCGCTGGTGATAGGGCTTGTCGCGCCGTCACCGAGCGCGCAGAAGGCGCGGCCGAGGATGTTGTCGCAGACGTCGAGGAGCGTGTCGATGTCCTCCTCGGTGCCACGGCCCTCGACCATTCGCTCCAGGATCTGGGCCAGCCAGTAGGTGCCCTCCCTGCACGGCGTGCACTTGCCACAGGACTCGTGCTCGTAGAACTTCGTCCACTTCATCACCGCCCACGGAACGGAGACGGTTTCGTTGAACACCTGCACCGCGGTGGTTCCCAGCATCGAGCCCGCCTCGGCGGCGCCCTCGAAGTCGAGTGGCACGTCAAGGTGCTCCGCGGTGAACAACGGCGTGGACGACCCGCCAGGTGTCCAGAACTTCAGCGGAATGCCGTCCTTCATGCCACCGCACAGTTCGAGAAGTTCCCGAAGCGTGGTGCCCAGCGGGGCCTCGTACTGGCCGGGCCGTTCGACGTGACCGGAGATCGAGTAGATCTTCGGGCCCGGAGACTTCTCCGTGCCCATCTGCCGGAACCAGTCGGCACCGCCGTTGACGATGTAGGGCACGCTCGCGATCGTCTCGACGTTGTTCACGGTGGTCGGCGCGGCGTAGAGGCCTGCGGCGGCAGGGAACGGCGGCTTCAGCCTCGGCTGGCCGCGCCTGCCCTCGAGCGAGTCCAGCAGCGCGGTCTCCTCGCCGCAGATGTAGGCACCCGCGCCCGCGTGCACCGTGATGTCGAGGTCGAAGCCCGAGCCGAGGATGTTCTTGCCCAGGTAACCGGCGTCGTAGGCCTCCCGCACCGCGGCGTTCAGCCTGCGGATGCAGTGCAGTGCCTCACCGCGCACGTAGATGAAGCAGCGATGCGCCCGCATCGCGTACGAGGCGATGATGCAACCCTCGATCAGTGAGTGTGGGTCGGCCATCATCAGTGGGATGTCCTTGCAGGTTCCCGGTTCGCCCTCATCGGCGTTGATGACCAGGTAGTGCGGCTTGCTCTCGTCCTTCGGCATGAAGGACCACTTCACGCCCGCGGGGAAGCCCGCACCGCCCCGCCCGCGCAGCCCCGCGTCCTTGATGAGCTGGACGAGTTGCTCCGGCGTTCCCGCGAGCGCTTTGCGGAAGGCGGTGTAGCCCTCGAGCTTCTCGTAGGTGGCGAGTCGCCACGACTGGGGCGAAAGCCACCGCTTGGTCAGCACCGGGGTGATCGGGTCGGCACTCATTTCGCCTCCTGTGCTTTGCGGGACACCCGCACCCGGTCAGCGTCCATGACCGGAACAAAACCACGGTCAGTCATGGCCACCTCCCGCGCTTTGCGGGACACCCGCACCCGGTCAGCGTCCATGACCGGAACAAAACCACGGTCAGTCATGGCCACCTCCCGCGCTTTGCGGGACACCCGCACCCGGTCAGCGTCCATGACCGGAACAAAACCACGGTCAGTCATGGCCACCTCCCGCGCTTTGCGGGACACCCGCACCCGGTCAGCGTCCATGACCGGAACAAAACCACGGTCAGTCATGGCCACCTCCCGCGCTTTGCGGGACACCCGCACCCGGTCGGCGTCCATGAACGGCAACGAAACGATGATCGTTCATTTCGCCTCCTGTGCCGGCGGCAGCGGGACATCGTCCGCCATCGCGGGCGCCGTCCACGCGCGGTCGGCGGCCAACTGCGCTCCGCGCAGCGTTTCCACCGCCTGCGAAGGACCGTCCACATCGGCGCGGAACACATGGTCCTCCTCGGGGAAGAACCCCGCGAGTTGACGTTCCACGGATTTGAAGTCCGAAAGCGGCGCGCCCCTTGTCGGCGCGGGTTTCTCGCCGCGCCGAAGCGCGTCGACGAGTTCCACCGCCTGCTCCGGCGTCTGGTTGTCGAAGTACTCGTAGTTGACCTGCAGCACCGGTGCGAGGTCGCACGCCGCGAGGCACTCGGCGTGCTCGAGCGTGATCGAGCCCGGTTCCCCCGGCGTACCGGCCGTCTCCTCGTGGCCAAGCGGCTTGCCGTCCTCGCCGAGATGTTCGGCGAGCTTCGCGTAGATCGCGTCGCCGCCGAGCGCGGCGCACAGCGTGTTCGTGCACACGCTCACCAGGTGCTCGCCGCACGGCTTGCGCTTGTACATCGTGTAGAACGTGACGACCGCGCTCACCTCGGCCTCGGAGAGGTCGAGTTGCCGGGCGCAGAACGCCACTCCTTCCTGACTGACGTAGCCCTGCACCGACTGCACCAGGTGCAGCATCGGCAGCAGCGCCGAGCGCGGCTGAGGGTAACGCGCGGCCAACTCCTTGGCCTGCTGCTCGATGTCGGTCCCGAACGGGTCGGCCAGCTCGGTGTCGGTGAGCATGCCTTCTTCGTGGACGGGCGAGATCTCGACGACGTCCACGTCCTCACCAGCCGCCGCGAAGGTCTGCTTGGCCTGCTGCGGCCCTGGACGTGGCGTCTCCGAAGACGTGGTCATCGGTCCACTCCCCCCATCACAGGGTCGATCGAGGCGACGGCCGCGATGACGTCGGCGACCAGACCGCCCTCCGACATCGCGGGCATCGACTGTAGATTCACGAAGCTGGGTTCCCTGACGTGCACCCGCAACGGCCTGGTGCCACCGTCGGAGACGAGGTGGTAACCGAGTTCCCCTCGCGGTGACTCCACCGGCACGTACACCTGGCCCGGCGGCACCGAGAACCCTTCGGTGACCAGCTTGAAGTGGTGGATCAGCGACTCCATCGACTGACCCATGATCTTGCGGACGTGCTCGAGCGAGTTGCCCATTCCGTCGCTGGAGACCGAGAGCTGCGCAGGCCAGGCGATCTTCTTGTCCTCGACCATCACCGGGCCCGGTTCGAGTTTCTCGAGCACCTGCCTGATGATCCGCAGCGACTGGTGCATCTCCTCGACCCGGATCAGGTACCTCGCCCAGCAGTCGGCCTCGGTCGAGGTAGGCACGTCGAACTCGAACTCGTCGTAGCAGGAGTAGGGCTCCACCTTGCGCAGGTCCCACGGCAGCCCGGCTGAGCGAAGCACCGGCCCTGTGACGCCCAGCGCCAGGCAGGCATCTACCGGCAGGTAGCCGACACCCTTCAGTCGATTGCGCCAGATCGGTTGCCCTGTGAACAGCTTGTCGTACAGCGGCAGCCGCTTGTCCATCACCTTGCAGAACTCGGTGACCTTCTCGTGGAAGTCGTCCGGCATGTCCTGTGCCAGCCCGCCGGGGCGGATGAACGCGTGGTTCATCCGCAGGCCGGTCAGGTGCTCCAGCAGGTGCAGCACCTCTTCGCGCTCGCGGAAACCCAGCGTCATCGCGGTTGTGGCACCCAGTTCCATGCCACCGGTGGCGATGTAGACCAGGTGTGAGCCGATCCGGTTCAGTTCGAGCAGCAACACCCGCAGCAACTGGGCCCGACGTGGCGCCTCGATGCCGAGCAGCTTCTCGACCGCCAGGCAGTAGCCCATCTCGTTGGACAGCGGAGCGAGGTAGTCCATCCTCGTCACGAACGTGACGCCCTGGGTCCAGGTGCGGTACTCGCAGTTCTTCTCGATCCCGGTGTGCAGGTAGCCGATGACGGAGCGAAGCTGCGTTACCGTCTCGCCCTCCATCTCGAGCACGAGCCTGAGCACGCCGTGAGTGGATGGGTGCTGCGGTCCCATGTTGATGACCATGCGCTCGTCGTGCGTGGCATCGGAGAGCACGTCGTCCCAGTCACCGCCGCTGACGGTGTAGACGGGACCCTCGGTGGTCTCGCGATGCTCGGCGTAGCGCGCGCTGTCGGAGCCCTCCGGCGTCGTGTCGGTGCCGGTGCTCTTGCCTGCGATCTGTTCGCTGCTGGTCATGAGTACGACCTCCGCGTGTCGGGCGGCGGGATCTCCGCGCCCTTGTACTCCACCGGGATGCCGCCGAGCGGGTAGTCCTTGCGTTGCGGGTGGCCGTCCCAGTCGTCGGGCATCAGGATGCGGGTGAGCGCGGGGTGACCGTCGTAGACGATCCCGAACATGTCCCACGCCTCGCGCTCGTGCCAGTCCGCCGTCGGGTAGACCTCGACGATGGACGGCACGTGCGGGTCGTCGACATCGAGGGCGACCTCCAACCGGATGCGGCGGCGGTAGGTCATCGACGTCAGGTGGTACACCGAGTGCAGCCGCTGCGGCACGTCGACGCCGTAGTCCACACCGGACACCGAGCTGCACAGTTCGAAGCGAAGTCCCTTGTCGTCGCGCAATGTCCGGCAGACGCCGACCAGGTGCTCCCTTGCCACGTAGAAGGTGATCTCGCCACGGTCGACGGTGACCTGCAGGATGGCTTCGTCGACGGAGATACCGTTGTCCGTCAGCGCCGCGAAGAACTCGTCGGCGAAGTCGTCGAACCATCCGCCGTACGGCCGCTCGGCCGGCGGTGGCGAATACGCGGGCAGGCGCAGCCCGCCGTAACCGGAGGTGTCGCCGGTGCCCGACACCCCGAACATGCCCTTGCGCTCGCGACCCGCGACGACCGGCTTCGCAGGCCTCGCGGGCTCGGGCCCGCGCGGTTCCAGACCGGATTCCTCACGCTCGGCGCTGGACTGCTCGCCGCCGGTCTCTGGCTTGTCTTCAGGCATCTGCGAATCACTTCACTTCTTCGCGTACTTGATCGAGGAGGGCACGAGCTCGGTGGTCTCCCCGCTCGCCGCACGCAGCGCCGCCCTGCGCGGGCCCATCGGCTCGTCCTGGATCTTGGCGTGCAGCTTGAGAATCGCGTCGAGCAGCATCTCCGGCCTCGGCGGGCAACCCGGCAGGTACATGTCGACGGGAACGATGTGGTCCACGCCCTGCACGACGGCGTAGTTGTTGAACATGCCTCCCGAGGATGCGCACACGCCCATAGCGAGCACCCAGCGAGGTTCCGCCATCTGGTCGTAGATCTGCCGAAGCACCGGCGCCATCTTCTGCGTCACCCTGCCCGCGACGATCATCAGATCGGCCTGGCGGGGCGTGGCACTGAACCGCTCCATCCCGAAGCGCGCGATGTCGTAGCGGGAACCACCGGTGGTCATCATCTCGATGGCGCAGCAGGCGAGCCCGAAGGTCGCGGGCCACAGCGAGTTCTTGCGTGCCCAGTTGACGACACCTTCCAGCGTCGCAAGCAGGATTCCGTTCGGAAGCTTCTCTTCGAGACCCATAGCTATCTCAGTTCCAATCCAGCCCGCCGCGCCGCCACACGTAGATGTCGGCGATGAAGAAGGT harbors:
- a CDS encoding NADH-quinone oxidoreductase subunit G, whose protein sequence is MTIAPENPSAKEIEVPEGHVKLTIDGEEVVAPKGELLIRTAERLGTVIPRFCDHPLLDPAGACRQCLVEVEMGGRPMPKPQASCTMTVADGMVVKTQKTSPVADKAQQGVMELLLINHPLDCPICDKGGECPLQNQAMAHGRPDSRFRDTKRTFPKPLPISTQILLDRERCVLCQRCTRFSDQIAGDPFIDLLERGVHQQIGTAETAEIYDMASHTASGKPFQSYFSGNTIQICPVGALTSAQYRFRSRPFDLVSSPSVCEHCSSGCAVRTDFRRGKVMRRLAGEDQEVNEEWICDKGRFAFRYTTAKSRIRRPLVRDPETGELEESSWTHALRVAAQGLTKAREGRGVGVLPGGRLTLEDGYAYSKFARIALRTNDIDFRARAHSAEELDFLASRVVGTTPENGVTFTKLEHAPLVLCVALEPEEEAPAIFLRLRKGASKRGTKVVHIGQWTTPAVTKTFGELLACAPGAEAGAVDGIGQHAPDLDQGLRADGAVVLVGERAAEIPGLFSALHRLSERTGAALAWVPRRAGERGAVEAGALPTLLPGGRSVVDAAARAEVERAWGLEPGSLPSRTGRDTTGILTSARNGDLDALLIGGVDPDDLPDPMLAREAVERCGFVVSIELAHSAVTEHADVVLPVAPVDEKSGSFLNWEGRRREFSITLDGTGALPDCRVLDTLGVEMDADLFTQTPSAAAGDLHRLSPAASKAAPSRSAAPDVPNGQLPQAGPGQAVLATWRQLLDDGSLQIDEPHLAGTARPVVARMSAATAKGVRGQSGMVTVSTARGSITLPVEVADLPDGVVWLPANSADSKVRARLGVGHGAVVSIAAGGEQ
- the nuoF gene encoding NADH-quinone oxidoreductase subunit NuoF, producing MSADPITPVLTKRWLSPQSWRLATYEKLEGYTAFRKALAGTPEQLVQLIKDAGLRGRGGAGFPAGVKWSFMPKDESKPHYLVINADEGEPGTCKDIPLMMADPHSLIEGCIIASYAMRAHRCFIYVRGEALHCIRRLNAAVREAYDAGYLGKNILGSGFDLDITVHAGAGAYICGEETALLDSLEGRRGQPRLKPPFPAAAGLYAAPTTVNNVETIASVPYIVNGGADWFRQMGTEKSPGPKIYSISGHVERPGQYEAPLGTTLRELLELCGGMKDGIPLKFWTPGGSSTPLFTAEHLDVPLDFEGAAEAGSMLGTTAVQVFNETVSVPWAVMKWTKFYEHESCGKCTPCREGTYWLAQILERMVEGRGTEEDIDTLLDVCDNILGRAFCALGDGATSPITSGIQYFRDEFLALCDKNRASSPELVGAP
- the nuoE gene encoding NADH-quinone oxidoreductase subunit NuoE; translated protein: MTTSSETPRPGPQQAKQTFAAAGEDVDVVEISPVHEEGMLTDTELADPFGTDIEQQAKELAARYPQPRSALLPMLHLVQSVQGYVSQEGVAFCARQLDLSEAEVSAVVTFYTMYKRKPCGEHLVSVCTNTLCAALGGDAIYAKLAEHLGEDGKPLGHEETAGTPGEPGSITLEHAECLAACDLAPVLQVNYEYFDNQTPEQAVELVDALRRGEKPAPTRGAPLSDFKSVERQLAGFFPEEDHVFRADVDGPSQAVETLRGAQLAADRAWTAPAMADDVPLPPAQEAK
- a CDS encoding NADH-quinone oxidoreductase subunit D, with protein sequence MTSSEQIAGKSTGTDTTPEGSDSARYAEHRETTEGPVYTVSGGDWDDVLSDATHDERMVINMGPQHPSTHGVLRLVLEMEGETVTQLRSVIGYLHTGIEKNCEYRTWTQGVTFVTRMDYLAPLSNEMGYCLAVEKLLGIEAPRRAQLLRVLLLELNRIGSHLVYIATGGMELGATTAMTLGFREREEVLHLLEHLTGLRMNHAFIRPGGLAQDMPDDFHEKVTEFCKVMDKRLPLYDKLFTGQPIWRNRLKGVGYLPVDACLALGVTGPVLRSAGLPWDLRKVEPYSCYDEFEFDVPTSTEADCWARYLIRVEEMHQSLRIIRQVLEKLEPGPVMVEDKKIAWPAQLSVSSDGMGNSLEHVRKIMGQSMESLIHHFKLVTEGFSVPPGQVYVPVESPRGELGYHLVSDGGTRPLRVHVREPSFVNLQSMPAMSEGGLVADVIAAVASIDPVMGGVDR
- a CDS encoding NADH-quinone oxidoreductase subunit C, with product MPEDKPETGGEQSSAEREESGLEPRGPEPARPAKPVVAGRERKGMFGVSGTGDTSGYGGLRLPAYSPPPAERPYGGWFDDFADEFFAALTDNGISVDEAILQVTVDRGEITFYVAREHLVGVCRTLRDDKGLRFELCSSVSGVDYGVDVPQRLHSVYHLTSMTYRRRIRLEVALDVDDPHVPSIVEVYPTADWHEREAWDMFGIVYDGHPALTRILMPDDWDGHPQRKDYPLGGIPVEYKGAEIPPPDTRRSYS
- a CDS encoding NuoB/complex I 20 kDa subunit family protein, encoding MGLEEKLPNGILLATLEGVVNWARKNSLWPATFGLACCAIEMMTTGGSRYDIARFGMERFSATPRQADLMIVAGRVTQKMAPVLRQIYDQMAEPRWVLAMGVCASSGGMFNNYAVVQGVDHIVPVDMYLPGCPPRPEMLLDAILKLHAKIQDEPMGPRRAALRAASGETTELVPSSIKYAKK